The following coding sequences lie in one Prosthecobacter vanneervenii genomic window:
- a CDS encoding ABC transporter permease, with protein sequence MRAALHLAARYVLRHRLQSALLAGALGLVFALPLCLRVLISHAQQELRARAAATPQIVGTRGSALDLMMTALYFKRENLLPLPVGVLTELRQNHSAAAIPLHVRFQAQGAPIVGTELEYFTFRGLHLSAGKQLSRLGDCVLGATVAKQRGLQPGGHVFSSPEQAFDMAGVYPLKMRITGILAPSGTPDDEAVFVDLKTAWLIEGRSHGHDDLQKDQSVVLKKEEDGNIVGNAAVRMFNEVTDKNIASFHFHGDVSTYPISAIIVLPQDAKAEALLAGRYARSKEQQLIRPRDEMEALLTQLVRLEGFAASALLLTATAALLVTALVFALSFRLRAREFATLEDVGVSRVSLITVKVLEVLIIGIVAVVIGLVLLQISSLTAPHLLRWAL encoded by the coding sequence ATGAGAGCTGCACTCCATCTGGCTGCGCGCTACGTGCTGCGTCACCGCCTGCAGAGTGCGCTGCTCGCGGGGGCTCTGGGCCTCGTCTTTGCCCTGCCGCTGTGCCTGCGCGTGCTCATCTCCCACGCCCAGCAGGAGCTGCGCGCCCGTGCCGCCGCCACGCCGCAGATCGTGGGCACGCGAGGTAGTGCGCTGGACCTCATGATGACCGCGCTCTATTTCAAGCGCGAGAATCTCCTGCCTCTGCCTGTGGGTGTGCTGACCGAGCTGCGTCAAAATCACTCGGCTGCCGCCATCCCGCTGCATGTGCGCTTTCAGGCGCAGGGGGCGCCCATCGTGGGCACCGAGCTGGAGTACTTCACCTTTCGCGGTCTGCACCTCTCTGCCGGGAAACAACTCAGCCGCCTGGGAGATTGCGTGCTCGGAGCCACCGTCGCAAAGCAGCGCGGCCTGCAGCCCGGCGGTCATGTTTTCTCCTCGCCCGAGCAGGCCTTTGACATGGCGGGCGTGTATCCGCTGAAGATGCGCATCACTGGCATTCTGGCCCCCAGCGGCACACCGGATGACGAGGCTGTCTTTGTGGACCTGAAAACCGCCTGGCTCATCGAGGGCCGCTCGCATGGGCATGACGACCTGCAAAAGGACCAGTCCGTGGTGCTGAAGAAAGAGGAAGATGGCAACATCGTGGGAAATGCCGCCGTGCGCATGTTCAATGAGGTCACGGACAAAAACATCGCCTCCTTCCATTTTCATGGCGATGTCTCCACCTATCCCATCAGCGCCATCATCGTGCTGCCGCAGGATGCCAAGGCCGAGGCCCTGCTGGCAGGCCGCTACGCCCGGTCCAAAGAGCAGCAGCTCATCCGCCCGCGAGATGAGATGGAGGCGCTGCTCACGCAACTGGTGCGGCTGGAGGGCTTTGCCGCCAGCGCGCTCCTCCTCACTGCCACGGCTGCACTGCTCGTCACTGCGCTGGTCTTTGCGCTCTCTTTCCGGCTGCGTGCGCGTGAATTCGCCACCCTCGAAGACGTCGGCGTCTCTCGTGTCTCGCTTATCACGGTCAAGGTGCTCGAGGTGCTCATCATCGGCATCGTCGCTGTGGTCATCGGCCTCGTTTTGCTGCAAATCTCCTCCCTCACCGCGCCGCATCTGCTGCGGTGGGCGCTTTGA
- a CDS encoding RecB family exonuclease: MNTLAASSPERSEQDVLTALQATVSASRLSLFLQCRLKFYFRYVLKLKKPKTASLHLGNAVHAVLKAWNKARWVQQPLSLKVVHETYQTAWADNTEGSVAWEPGEEEADKTTGWRLLDTYLRESHLPAAIKPDAVEVPVEADLQQHGLPRLIGILDLVQQRQIIDYKTSATTPNADKVSHTTEIQTCSYAILYRHNTGAQEAGMQLHHLVKLKNPKVVITTLPPMSPGQETRLFRQMEAYLEGLQRRDFIPSPGMHCSSCEFFNECRLWS, from the coding sequence ATGAACACGCTCGCTGCCTCATCACCTGAGCGCAGCGAGCAGGACGTCCTCACCGCATTGCAGGCAACCGTGTCAGCTTCACGGCTGTCGCTGTTCCTGCAATGCCGGTTGAAGTTCTACTTCCGCTACGTGCTCAAGCTCAAAAAGCCCAAGACAGCCTCGCTCCATCTCGGCAATGCGGTTCACGCCGTGTTGAAGGCCTGGAACAAGGCACGCTGGGTGCAGCAGCCGCTCTCGCTCAAGGTGGTCCACGAGACCTACCAGACAGCCTGGGCGGACAACACCGAAGGATCGGTAGCATGGGAACCCGGGGAGGAAGAGGCCGACAAAACCACCGGTTGGCGTCTGCTCGATACCTACCTGCGTGAAAGCCACCTCCCTGCCGCCATCAAACCTGACGCCGTGGAAGTCCCGGTAGAGGCCGATTTGCAGCAGCATGGGCTGCCCCGTCTCATCGGCATCCTCGATCTGGTGCAGCAACGCCAGATTATCGACTACAAGACCAGCGCCACCACTCCCAATGCCGACAAGGTCTCCCACACCACGGAAATCCAAACCTGCAGCTACGCCATCCTGTACCGGCACAACACCGGCGCACAGGAAGCAGGCATGCAGCTGCATCACCTGGTCAAACTCAAGAACCCCAAGGTGGTCATTACCACACTGCCTCCCATGAGCCCAGGCCAGGAAACCCGGCTGTTCCGGCAAATGGAAGCCTACCTCGAAGGATTGCAGCGCCGCGACTTCATCCCTTCGCCTGGGATGCACTGCTCAAGCTGCGAGTTCTTCAACGAATGCCGACTATGGAGTTAA
- a CDS encoding RNA ligase family protein has product MESITLYFREGPSDKVYQASISQKDDGYHVHFAYGRRGTTLNTGSKTQTPVAYPIAKGIYDKLIREKMAKGYKPGVAGAVTPPPESPNKHTGIHCQLLNPLHEQQLDQMLLNPDYWMQEKLDGRRLLIKKAGDQITGINRLGFPTAVPEPIAHEAAQYPRDFILDGEAVGDTFHAFDLLTIGPEDMRPLGFAVRYLRMRNMLNVFDHPHIRLVQVMFPSETAGQLQRFKQEGKEGVVFKHKDAPYTPGRPNSGGSQFKYKFHETASFIVTKLNGKRSVSLILFDGEKVRPAGNVTIPSNHDVPEPGTVVECRYLYAFKESGSIYQPVYLGPRPDIRAAECTTAQLKYKTEAEA; this is encoded by the coding sequence ATGGAAAGCATCACTTTGTATTTCCGCGAAGGCCCTTCAGACAAAGTGTACCAAGCCAGCATTTCCCAAAAAGATGACGGCTACCACGTGCACTTCGCGTATGGCCGTCGCGGCACCACCCTTAACACCGGCAGCAAAACGCAGACGCCGGTCGCCTACCCAATTGCCAAGGGCATCTACGACAAATTGATCCGGGAGAAAATGGCGAAGGGCTACAAGCCTGGAGTCGCCGGTGCCGTTACCCCACCACCGGAGTCCCCCAACAAGCACACCGGCATTCACTGTCAGCTGCTCAATCCCCTCCATGAGCAGCAACTCGACCAGATGCTGCTCAATCCGGACTACTGGATGCAGGAGAAACTCGACGGACGCCGGTTGCTGATCAAAAAAGCCGGCGATCAGATCACCGGTATCAACCGCCTGGGATTTCCCACGGCCGTCCCCGAACCCATCGCCCACGAAGCCGCCCAATATCCCCGCGACTTCATCCTCGATGGTGAAGCCGTGGGAGACACCTTCCATGCCTTCGATTTGCTCACCATCGGCCCCGAGGACATGCGTCCTTTGGGCTTCGCGGTGCGCTATTTGCGGATGCGCAACATGCTCAACGTCTTCGATCATCCGCACATCCGCTTGGTTCAGGTGATGTTCCCATCTGAAACGGCTGGCCAGCTCCAGCGGTTCAAGCAGGAAGGCAAAGAAGGCGTGGTGTTCAAACACAAGGACGCGCCGTACACACCCGGACGTCCCAACAGCGGCGGCAGCCAGTTTAAATACAAGTTCCACGAGACCGCCTCGTTCATCGTCACCAAGTTGAACGGCAAGCGCAGCGTCTCCTTGATCTTGTTCGACGGCGAGAAAGTGCGCCCCGCTGGCAACGTCACCATTCCATCCAACCACGATGTTCCTGAACCGGGAACCGTGGTGGAGTGTCGTTACCTGTACGCGTTCAAGGAATCCGGCAGCATCTACCAGCCGGTTTACCTGGGGCCGCGTCCCGACATTCGCGCCGCCGAATGCACCACCGCCCAGCTCAAATACAAAACTGAGGCGGAGGCATAG
- a CDS encoding PEP-CTERM sorting domain-containing protein (PEP-CTERM proteins occur, often in large numbers, in the proteomes of bacteria that also encode an exosortase, a predicted intramembrane cysteine proteinase. The presence of a PEP-CTERM domain at a protein's C-terminus predicts cleavage within the sorting domain, followed by covalent anchoring to some some component of the (usually Gram-negative) cell surface. Many PEP-CTERM proteins exhibit an unusual sequence composition that includes large numbers of potential glycosylation sites. Expression of one such protein has been shown restore the ability of a bacterium to form floc, a type of biofilm.) → MTYHFNPRLLILLILASAAVPRSILAALGGFEASDGYHISLNGGVLSDQVLVNAGEFTLNGYLPTAEYYNVTLAALAPDFRYGPDVSRYNAGAYTGGLPSDIKDNTGLWTSLYGGRIVEDDFAGPWDGWGSDYAAATSVTAHSGQQSLALRAMDDRIVYGYALDALERAATASSYQLSLWLDPSATDNTYTNNVFDLALNDASGAAFIEIGYTGSDFLQYRLHGQSAWITTDLHFGNHGWSELSLLINTDADTFSLSGQGFDDAQGTLQADRTLIADAALGLHPGQLSSLNWNLEGGYLNAGSTDSAHYFDDLNLMAVSVPEPGSALLLLLAGLGLLRRRR, encoded by the coding sequence ATGACATACCATTTTAATCCCCGACTCCTCATTCTCTTGATCCTGGCCAGCGCGGCGGTGCCACGCTCCATACTCGCTGCCTTGGGCGGCTTTGAGGCGTCAGACGGCTACCACATCAGCCTCAACGGCGGCGTCTTGTCCGACCAGGTGCTGGTCAATGCAGGGGAGTTCACTCTCAACGGATACCTGCCCACTGCGGAGTACTACAACGTCACCCTCGCAGCTCTGGCGCCGGACTTCCGCTACGGACCCGATGTGAGCCGCTACAATGCGGGCGCTTATACTGGCGGGCTGCCGAGCGACATCAAAGATAACACCGGCCTGTGGACCTCCCTCTACGGCGGCCGCATTGTGGAGGATGACTTTGCCGGCCCCTGGGACGGCTGGGGCTCTGACTATGCGGCAGCCACTTCTGTGACAGCCCACAGCGGACAGCAAAGCCTGGCGTTGCGTGCCATGGATGACCGCATCGTCTATGGCTATGCGCTGGATGCGCTGGAAAGAGCCGCCACGGCCTCATCCTACCAGCTCAGCCTGTGGCTGGATCCCTCCGCGACTGACAACACCTACACGAACAACGTCTTTGACCTGGCGCTGAACGACGCCAGCGGGGCCGCATTCATCGAGATCGGCTACACCGGCAGTGATTTTCTGCAGTATCGCCTCCATGGCCAGAGCGCATGGATCACGACGGACCTTCATTTTGGCAATCACGGCTGGTCGGAGCTCTCTCTCCTCATCAATACTGACGCTGACACTTTCAGCCTGAGCGGCCAAGGCTTTGATGATGCGCAGGGCACACTGCAGGCAGACCGGACACTGATCGCGGACGCAGCCTTGGGACTTCATCCGGGGCAGCTCAGTTCCCTCAACTGGAACCTTGAAGGCGGTTACCTTAACGCCGGCAGCACGGACTCAGCCCACTACTTCGACGACCTCAACCTGATGGCTGTTTCGGTGCCCGAGCCCGGATCTGCCCTGCTGCTGCTCCTAGCCGGACTGGGACTCCTGCGCCGCCGCCGCTGA
- a CDS encoding DUF932 domain-containing protein — translation MIANLEPQSPITTPRHPNLILHCGAHSVDLSEVGKVRTPRSTTSWCPIPHHQLITTVQKALATTNLRIGTQAHSLSHEGQRYFGLMEVHAQKASDDYCWVLGLRNSHDKTFPAGIVAGAAVLVCDNLSFSGEIKFGRKHTRFINRDLPQLVSRSIGQLLAKWHDQDKRIAAYKEAEISDTQAHDLVIRATDVGVCSNRLIPPVLQEWREPRHAAFESRNVWSLFNAFTEALKEGSLAELPKRTEALHGLLDTHVGLAA, via the coding sequence ATGATCGCAAATCTTGAACCTCAGTCCCCAATAACCACCCCCAGGCATCCCAACCTCATTCTTCACTGCGGTGCACACAGCGTGGATCTTTCGGAAGTCGGCAAAGTCCGCACACCGCGCTCCACCACAAGCTGGTGTCCCATTCCGCACCATCAGCTCATCACCACCGTGCAAAAAGCCCTGGCCACCACCAATCTGCGCATCGGCACCCAGGCCCATTCGCTGTCCCACGAAGGTCAGCGCTACTTCGGGCTCATGGAAGTCCACGCTCAGAAGGCCAGCGACGACTACTGCTGGGTGCTCGGCCTGCGCAACAGCCACGACAAGACCTTCCCCGCCGGCATCGTCGCCGGAGCTGCGGTTCTGGTTTGTGATAATTTGTCGTTCAGCGGCGAGATCAAATTCGGGCGCAAACACACCCGGTTTATCAACCGTGACCTCCCTCAACTGGTATCCCGTTCCATCGGACAGCTGTTGGCCAAGTGGCACGACCAGGACAAACGCATCGCCGCCTATAAAGAGGCAGAGATCAGCGATACGCAGGCCCACGATCTCGTCATCCGAGCCACCGATGTGGGCGTGTGCAGCAACCGCCTCATCCCGCCCGTGCTGCAGGAATGGCGCGAGCCTCGGCATGCAGCCTTCGAAAGCCGAAACGTCTGGAGCCTGTTCAATGCCTTTACGGAAGCTCTGAAGGAGGGCAGCCTGGCAGAATTGCCCAAGCGCACTGAGGCGCTTCACGGCCTACTCGACACTCATGTCGGGCTAGCCGCTTGA
- a CDS encoding aKG-HExxH-type peptide beta-hydroxylase codes for MISKPSQGVDETWFSAVPSAGKTRELATAFRQFWQHQARMALEAAAEGVGRSLPQLMERVAQLDTRRRISPKMFARLATLMEAMSFEDGYGVFDTLQAWSGDKPEDWCHDELPVESVASHAWEASLLREIRNTQVAGVAPLEFFPLLEADLTPHQNALTQALDFIRQVDQDMHDEIRTHVGLIKLFDGSGIEGLSSPKAFGAIWLKVPAPEKALAWFLEHLVHECSHLHLNALMAFDPLLTNPNEINRSPLRPDPRPMFQVLHATFVLFRNRRVHARLHARYPDLGLGAETEEFAMQFESGVAILNEYMKPTPLGQKLLDSMISDGV; via the coding sequence ATGATTTCCAAACCGTCCCAAGGCGTGGACGAGACGTGGTTCAGCGCCGTGCCATCTGCCGGAAAAACGCGGGAGCTGGCCACGGCCTTCAGACAGTTCTGGCAGCACCAGGCCAGGATGGCGCTGGAGGCCGCTGCTGAAGGCGTGGGGCGGAGTCTTCCCCAGCTGATGGAGCGTGTGGCCCAGCTGGATACCCGGCGAAGAATTTCGCCCAAGATGTTTGCGCGGCTTGCCACACTGATGGAAGCGATGTCTTTTGAGGACGGGTATGGCGTCTTTGACACCCTCCAGGCCTGGTCTGGTGACAAGCCGGAAGACTGGTGCCACGATGAGCTCCCGGTGGAGTCCGTGGCCTCCCACGCCTGGGAGGCATCTTTGCTTCGAGAAATCCGCAACACCCAGGTGGCCGGCGTGGCACCGCTGGAGTTTTTCCCCCTTCTGGAGGCAGACCTGACTCCGCATCAGAATGCTTTGACACAGGCACTCGATTTCATCCGGCAGGTTGATCAAGACATGCATGACGAAATTCGGACTCATGTGGGCCTGATCAAGCTCTTTGACGGTTCCGGCATTGAAGGACTGAGCTCTCCGAAGGCCTTTGGGGCCATCTGGTTGAAGGTGCCTGCTCCGGAAAAGGCACTCGCCTGGTTTCTGGAGCACCTGGTGCATGAATGCTCTCACCTGCACCTCAATGCGCTGATGGCTTTCGACCCTCTGCTAACCAACCCCAATGAGATCAATCGCTCGCCGTTGCGACCAGATCCGCGTCCGATGTTTCAGGTGCTGCACGCCACCTTTGTGCTTTTCCGAAACCGGCGTGTGCATGCGCGGTTGCATGCCAGGTATCCAGACCTCGGTCTAGGGGCTGAAACGGAGGAATTTGCCATGCAGTTTGAATCGGGGGTGGCCATTTTGAATGAGTACATGAAACCCACGCCCTTAGGCCAGAAACTGCTCGACTCCATGATTTCAGACGGTGTGTAG
- a CDS encoding DNA polymerase III subunit beta, translated as MNPISLPVAELKPALVGLGKVINSRSTLPVLQYVKVERTTDGWVALTSTDLDRFVTVRLEQPSTGPAMTVFIPHEQLVQLTKNSDRNESLLIDTTPGGPVIKFALADNLGESKVKLIPLAEFPVTPRLPGESIPLPSELRHSIHEAMECASIDETRYVLNGTFIDASNPKANYIVGTDGRHLYSANSFALPLKNSVLIPNNKFLGWKEFDNDGEWQLKADGTTVQISSRRWRFISKQIDGKYPDWRVTVPNPSDARTHVTLDPAKLDALIKLIQRMPCHDPDKYQTIGLECQQGQFMLLGRDTPDTPWTRVPVLDAKIEGQEVSIFLCRRYLIKALEYGLNTISLNEEIHPLRFHHKGRQMIVMPLRIDGPSSRKPATPQPAPVNPPPSRPVPPPAPPPQPMITHPTSEGPASGEPKSATEEVIDLTLLLRDKLNEGFNLLRELSLKLKAINRDQKTSARELNSVRSTLRSLQGLKL; from the coding sequence ATGAACCCCATCTCACTGCCCGTTGCGGAATTGAAGCCCGCCCTTGTGGGACTCGGCAAAGTGATCAATTCACGATCCACGCTGCCCGTTCTGCAATACGTTAAAGTCGAGCGTACGACCGATGGATGGGTCGCTCTCACGAGCACCGATCTCGACCGCTTCGTCACCGTTCGTCTTGAACAACCCTCCACCGGACCTGCCATGACGGTGTTTATCCCTCATGAGCAGCTCGTTCAGCTCACCAAGAACAGTGACCGCAATGAAAGTCTGCTCATTGATACCACACCGGGAGGCCCCGTCATCAAATTCGCCCTGGCTGACAACCTCGGCGAATCCAAGGTGAAACTCATTCCACTGGCGGAATTCCCCGTGACGCCTCGCCTTCCCGGCGAGTCCATCCCACTGCCATCTGAACTGCGCCACTCCATCCACGAAGCGATGGAATGCGCCAGCATTGACGAAACACGCTACGTTCTCAACGGTACGTTCATCGACGCCAGCAACCCAAAGGCCAACTACATCGTTGGCACCGATGGCAGGCATCTGTACAGCGCCAACTCCTTCGCGCTGCCGTTGAAGAACTCCGTCCTCATTCCCAACAACAAATTCCTTGGCTGGAAGGAGTTTGACAATGACGGGGAATGGCAGCTCAAGGCGGACGGCACAACCGTTCAGATCAGCAGCCGGCGCTGGCGGTTCATCTCCAAACAGATCGACGGAAAATACCCCGACTGGCGCGTGACGGTCCCCAATCCCAGTGACGCCAGAACCCACGTTACTCTCGACCCGGCCAAACTGGACGCGCTCATCAAGCTCATCCAGCGCATGCCTTGTCACGACCCCGACAAATACCAGACCATCGGCCTGGAGTGTCAGCAGGGCCAGTTCATGCTTCTCGGCAGAGACACCCCAGACACTCCATGGACTCGGGTTCCAGTTCTCGATGCCAAGATCGAAGGCCAGGAGGTTTCCATCTTCCTGTGCCGTCGCTATCTGATCAAGGCGCTCGAATACGGTCTCAACACCATCAGCCTCAATGAGGAGATCCATCCCCTGCGTTTTCACCACAAAGGCAGGCAGATGATCGTCATGCCCCTGCGGATAGATGGCCCTTCCTCCAGGAAGCCAGCAACCCCACAACCCGCACCGGTAAACCCGCCGCCTTCCCGGCCAGTTCCTCCGCCTGCACCACCACCCCAACCCATGATCACACATCCCACCTCCGAAGGGCCTGCATCGGGCGAGCCCAAAAGCGCCACGGAAGAAGTCATCGACCTGACCTTGCTCCTCCGGGACAAGCTCAACGAAGGCTTCAACCTCCTGCGTGAGCTCTCACTCAAACTGAAGGCCATCAACCGTGACCAGAAGACGAGCGCACGGGAGCTGAATTCCGTCCGCTCCACCTTGCGCTCACTGCAAGGCCTCAAGCTGTAA
- a CDS encoding class I SAM-dependent methyltransferase: MSHALDALIFALDVTPDISTEGRVLFLRAQAHPALEHFEGRLVCQQTWKPFANQLQAAGHRVEREAHGLFDLVLVLPDPQRDLMVADLARAHDHLAPGGVLMAAVHNDAGSKRCEQHLREVAGHADTLSKHHSRVFWATKDEARPWKADMLERWRQGAAMRRILEGRFWSRPGLFNWDRIDEGSALLAKHLPLTLSGNVADFGCSWGFLSDHLLRHCHDIDSLDIYDADADCFECARRNLGLVPTRTKAAPHWQDITAGFDRTKFDAVVMNPPFHEGKEADPLIGLKFIAAAAQALRPEGHLWLVANRQLPYENLLTETFAQMEKVVETGGFKVLHASHPIVKHSRAQRGKRRR; this comes from the coding sequence ATGTCCCACGCTCTCGACGCCCTCATCTTCGCCCTCGACGTTACTCCAGACATCAGCACTGAGGGGCGTGTGCTTTTCCTCCGTGCGCAGGCGCATCCCGCGCTAGAGCACTTTGAGGGCCGCCTCGTCTGTCAGCAGACCTGGAAGCCCTTTGCCAATCAGCTCCAGGCCGCAGGCCATCGCGTGGAGCGCGAGGCGCATGGCCTCTTTGACCTCGTGCTCGTGCTCCCAGATCCGCAACGCGATCTCATGGTGGCCGATCTCGCCCGTGCGCATGACCACCTGGCCCCTGGCGGCGTGCTCATGGCCGCCGTGCATAATGACGCCGGCAGCAAACGCTGCGAGCAGCACCTGCGCGAGGTGGCCGGACATGCCGACACTCTTTCCAAGCACCACAGCCGTGTCTTCTGGGCCACCAAGGACGAAGCCAGACCTTGGAAAGCCGACATGCTGGAGCGCTGGCGCCAAGGTGCCGCCATGCGCCGCATCCTGGAAGGCCGCTTCTGGTCGCGCCCAGGGCTCTTCAACTGGGACCGCATCGACGAAGGCTCCGCCCTTCTGGCCAAGCACCTGCCTCTCACGCTCTCCGGAAACGTGGCTGACTTTGGCTGCAGCTGGGGCTTCCTGAGCGATCATCTCCTGCGGCACTGTCACGACATCGACTCCCTCGACATCTACGATGCCGATGCCGACTGCTTTGAGTGTGCGCGGCGCAATCTCGGCCTGGTGCCCACACGCACCAAGGCCGCGCCGCACTGGCAGGACATCACTGCAGGATTTGACCGCACCAAGTTTGATGCCGTCGTCATGAACCCGCCCTTCCACGAGGGCAAGGAGGCCGATCCCCTCATCGGGCTCAAGTTCATCGCCGCCGCCGCGCAGGCCCTGCGTCCGGAAGGCCATCTCTGGCTGGTGGCCAACCGCCAGCTCCCGTATGAAAACCTCCTCACCGAGACCTTTGCGCAGATGGAAAAGGTGGTCGAAACTGGTGGATTCAAGGTGCTGCACGCCAGTCATCCCATCGTTAAGCACAGCCGCGCACAGCGTGGCAAACGCCGCCGCTGA
- a CDS encoding cytochrome-c peroxidase, whose product MPKNEIGFFRDWLKRNSGKHIAKQSPVTNEQSLGATLYSDKNLSLLRNQSCASCHSLQPAKDHITHEPLGAAGFVDPANVELLTPVSKGSVPGRFGGLNAPASGYAAFSPAFQWDGTQGLFFGGQFWDGRAPDLKTQAGMPFLNPVEMAMPSQWAVVSRLKGNPYYRRAFATLYKLDLDSIPEREGAAASAQAPAGVAAVFAALTHAIAEFEKSRLFNRFTSKFDFYLAGRIELAPQEVRGLNLFTGKAKCAGCHVSNPTVATDGTPFPPLFTDFSYDNIGAPRNTRIPGNPEPNLGLGGRADVADITFGGEVGKHKVMSLRNIAVTAPYGHNGVFTTLEQIVHFYNTRDVLGRVASNQAAGFGTAGWPAPEVPANVNDVELGALGLTDQEEADVVSFLKTLTDDYPTWGKDPKIPAGTPSPFAATPFPPMP is encoded by the coding sequence ATGCCGAAAAATGAAATCGGTTTCTTTCGTGACTGGCTCAAACGAAACAGTGGGAAGCACATTGCCAAACAGTCCCCTGTGACAAATGAGCAGAGCCTGGGAGCCACCCTGTACTCTGACAAGAACCTCTCGCTGCTCCGCAATCAATCCTGCGCTTCATGCCACAGTCTGCAGCCTGCCAAAGACCACATCACACATGAGCCCTTGGGCGCGGCCGGATTTGTGGACCCCGCCAATGTGGAGCTCCTGACCCCTGTGTCCAAAGGATCGGTGCCAGGCAGGTTTGGCGGACTTAACGCCCCTGCATCCGGTTATGCTGCCTTCAGCCCTGCGTTTCAGTGGGACGGCACCCAGGGACTGTTCTTCGGCGGACAGTTCTGGGATGGTCGCGCACCGGACCTCAAGACCCAGGCTGGAATGCCCTTTCTCAATCCTGTGGAAATGGCCATGCCTAGCCAGTGGGCCGTCGTCTCGCGCCTGAAAGGCAACCCCTACTACCGGCGTGCGTTTGCCACGCTCTACAAATTAGATCTGGACTCAATACCCGAGCGGGAGGGAGCTGCAGCGTCTGCCCAGGCACCTGCAGGTGTGGCGGCCGTGTTTGCAGCCCTCACGCATGCGATCGCCGAGTTTGAAAAGAGCCGTCTGTTTAACCGCTTCACCTCCAAGTTCGACTTCTATCTTGCCGGCAGGATAGAGCTGGCACCGCAGGAGGTCCGTGGGCTGAACCTCTTTACCGGCAAGGCCAAGTGCGCGGGCTGCCACGTTTCAAACCCGACCGTCGCCACCGATGGCACGCCGTTCCCGCCTCTGTTCACCGACTTTTCTTATGACAATATCGGCGCGCCAAGAAATACCCGCATTCCTGGAAACCCGGAGCCAAACCTTGGCCTCGGCGGGCGTGCGGACGTCGCTGACATCACCTTTGGTGGTGAGGTGGGAAAGCACAAGGTCATGTCCCTGAGAAACATCGCCGTCACCGCTCCGTACGGGCATAATGGTGTCTTCACCACCTTGGAGCAGATTGTGCACTTCTACAATACCCGGGACGTGCTCGGCCGGGTGGCGTCCAATCAGGCAGCAGGTTTTGGCACCGCAGGGTGGCCCGCACCCGAAGTCCCAGCCAACGTAAACGATGTCGAACTGGGAGCCCTCGGTCTCACGGACCAGGAGGAGGCAGATGTTGTGTCCTTCCTGAAGACCCTGACAGACGATTACCCGACCTGGGGCAAAGATCCCAAGATACCTGCCGGGACACCGTCTCCCTTTGCAGCCACGCCCTTTCCTCCGATGCCCTAG
- a CDS encoding ATP-binding cassette domain-containing protein, whose product MSATTGLQVSDLRFAYPAGDFRVHLPRLELAAGKALALAGPSGAGKSTLLRLLTGLLAPTAGTVSLGAAQMSAMTHEARRAFRLQHIGLVFQDFALLDYLTVSENILLPHQFRGDAGVTARTRMQDLTQRLHIDRYLDKRVSQLSQGERQRVAVARALVHQPQFVFADEPTASLDPARGRIVVDMLLEDARQRSACLVMVTHDPNLLPLFDQTLRMEDLPAA is encoded by the coding sequence ATGTCCGCCACCACCGGCCTTCAAGTCTCCGACCTCCGCTTTGCCTATCCGGCAGGGGACTTCCGTGTGCATCTGCCGCGCCTGGAGCTGGCCGCAGGCAAGGCGCTGGCGCTGGCCGGGCCCAGCGGGGCAGGGAAGTCCACCCTGCTGCGACTGCTCACGGGGCTGCTGGCCCCCACGGCAGGCACGGTCAGCCTGGGCGCTGCGCAGATGAGCGCCATGACGCACGAGGCACGCCGCGCCTTCCGCCTACAGCATATCGGCCTCGTTTTCCAGGACTTCGCCCTGCTCGACTACCTGACGGTGTCTGAAAACATCCTCCTGCCGCATCAGTTCCGAGGTGATGCCGGTGTCACTGCCCGCACCAGGATGCAGGACCTGACCCAGCGACTGCACATCGACCGCTACCTGGACAAGCGCGTCTCCCAGCTCTCGCAGGGGGAGCGCCAGCGTGTGGCCGTGGCGCGTGCGCTGGTGCACCAGCCGCAGTTTGTCTTTGCCGATGAGCCCACCGCATCGCTCGATCCGGCACGTGGACGCATCGTGGTGGACATGCTGCTGGAGGATGCACGCCAGCGCAGCGCCTGCCTCGTCATGGTCACGCATGATCCCAATCTGCTGCCGCTCTTTGACCAAACCCTGCGCATGGAGGATCTGCCCGCCGCATGA